From a region of the Cololabis saira isolate AMF1-May2022 chromosome 8, fColSai1.1, whole genome shotgun sequence genome:
- the LOC133449210 gene encoding NLR family CARD domain-containing protein 3-like, whose translation MVTEVRGFTNTQKEEYFRKRFREEKSTKIISHIKTSRSLHIMCHIPVFCWITATVLENVLENVLETREGMELPKTLTEMYIHFLVVQAKLKKVKYDGGAETDPHWSPESRKMIKSLGKLAFEQLQKGNLIFYESDLRECGIDVREASVYSGVFTQIFREESSLYQDQVFCFIHLSVQEFLAALHVHQTFIKSGVNLLEEQRNRWFKKRAETHLYHSAVDKALQSPNGHLDLFLRFLLGLKLETNQTLLRGLLKPKQRRSQNNQETVEYIKERISGYLSAEKSINLFHCLNELNDGSLVEEVQRSLGSGRLSTGKLSPAQWSALVFILLSSEDLEVFDLKKFSASEEFLRRLLPVVQASKKVVLNDCNLSEDICPLLSSVLSSQSSSLTELDLSNNDLQDSGLKKLCPGLESPHCHLVSLRLSGCNVSGNICPLLSSVLSSQSSSLTELDLSNNHLQDSGLKKLFPGLESPHCHLESLRLSGCLISEEGSSSLVSALSSNPSHLRELDLSYNHPGESAVKLLSRLEDPRWRLDTLRVEPAGQRWLTPGLRKYSCQLTIDTNTVHKRIKLSDNNRKMMYVEEDQSYPDHPDRFDFWAQLLCREVLTGRCYWEVQWSGGVSVSVSYRRIRRKGNSVDCLFGRNDHSWSLSFYGDGRYSICHNDRGTPSSSSSSVSGRVAVYVDVPAGTLSFYRVSSDRLILLHTFNTTFTEPLYPGFGVDSGSSVSLC comes from the exons atggtgacggaggtcagagggttcactaacacacagaaggaggaatacttcaggaagaggttcagagaagagaAGTCCACCAaaatcatctcccacatcaagacatcacggagcctccacatcatgtgccacatcccagtcttctgctggatcactgctacggtcctggagaacgtcctggagaatgttctggaaaccagagagggaatggagctgcccaagaccctgactgagatgtacatccacttcctggtggttcaggccaaactgaagaaggtcaagtatgatggaggagctgagacggatccacactggagtccagagagcagaaagatgatcaaatctctgggaaaactggcttttgagcagctgcagaaaggaaacctgatcttctatgaatcagacctgagagagtgtggcatcgatgtcagagaggcttcagtgtactcaggagtgttcacccagatctttagagaggagagcagcctgtaccaggaccaggtcttctgcttcatccatctgagtgttcaggagtttctggctgctcttcacgtccatcagaccttcatcaagtctggagtcaacctgctggaggaacagaGAAACaggtggtttaaaaaaagagcagaGACTCACCTCTATCATagtgctgtggacaaggccttacagagtccaaacggacacttggacttgttcctccgcttcctcctgggtctcaaactggagaccaatcagaccctcctacgaggtctgttgaaaccaaaacaaagaagatcacagaacaatcaggaaacagttgAATACATCAAGGAGAGGATCAGTGGGtatctgtctgcagagaaaagcatcaacctgttccactgtctgaatgaactgaacgacggttctctggtggaggaggtccaacggTCCCTGGGGTCAGGACGTCTCTCCACAGGTAAACtttctcctgctcagtggtcggctctggtcttcatcttactgtcatcagaagatctggaggtgtttgacctgaagaagttctcagcttcagaggagtttctacggaggctgctgccggtggtccaagcctccaagaaagttgt GTTGAATgactgtaacctctcagaggacatctgtccacttctgtcctcagtcctcAGCTcgcagtcctccagtctgacagaactggacctgagtaacaacgacctgcaggattcaggattgaagaagctgtgtcctggactggagagtccacactgtcacctggtgtctctcag gttgagtggttgtaatgtctcagggaacatctgtccacttctgtcctcagttctcagctctcagtcctccagtctgacagaactggacctgagtaacaaccacctgcaggattcaggactgaagaagctgtttcctggactggagagtccacactgtcacctggagtctctcag gctgtcaggatgtctgatctcagaagaaggaagttcttctctggtctcagctctgagttccaacccctcccacctgagagagctggacctgagctacaaccatccaggagagtcagcagTGAAACTTTTGTCTagactggaggatccccgctggagactggacactctcag ggtggagcctgctggacaacgatggttgacaccaggtctgaggaagt attcctgtcaactcaccatcgacacaaacacagtccacaaacgcatcaaactgtctgacaacaacaggaagatgatgtatgtggaggaggatcagtcatatcctgatcatccagacaggtttgatttcTGGGCTCAGCttctgtgtagagaagttctgacgggtcgctgttactgggaggtccagtggagcgggggagtttctgtatcagtgagttacagaagaatcagaagGAAAGGAAACTCTGTCGACTGTTTGTTTGGAAggaacgatcattcctggagtctgtccTTTTATGGTGATGGTCGGTACTCTATCTGTCACAATGACAGAGGaacaccttcctcctcctcttcctcagtctctggcagagtagcagtgtacgtggacgttcctgctggaactctgtccttctacagagtctcctctgacagactgatcctcctccacaccttcaacaccacattcactgaacctctctatcCTGGGTTCGGGGTTGATTCTggttcttcagtgtctctgtgttga